In Alistipes ihumii AP11, a genomic segment contains:
- a CDS encoding AMP-binding protein, whose translation MTFNTLRELYLHSIETYGSNRCSSLYGGERLTYDDFARRVDALTETFVAAGLGAGDKVALLSNNMPNWGVVYFTAAIHGLVIVPILPDFSGPEIDRIILHSEAKALVASDKLYTKVSKEVIAEQDLLVVRSKNLGVISHRKAAARGVVSVPRSEDLAAIIYTSGTTSEPKGVMLSHGNLCSELAMVSVLQPVYPTDIFLSILPLSHTFECSLGMLLPFMWGAQVVYLDKAPTASVLLPVLRVVRPTIMLSVPLIIEKIYKNKVLPQLSANRLMRWLYDREWGRKWLHRIAGKKLMRLFGGRIRFFGIGGAKLDPRVEQFLFEGKFPYAIGYGLTETAPVLAGVNPTMVRHQSTGPMLQGIEARLDNVNPLSGEGEIVVKGPNVMMGYYKNPEATADSFTEDGWFRTKDLGVFDADGYLYIKGRLSNMILGPSGENIYPEEIENVLNGHALVNDSLVQEDDMGKLVAIVYFNREELERKYQTVKEKLGARMEEIKKELLHYVNSKVNRFSRISVVVENQEGFEKTPTHKIKRFLYSKKHESGK comes from the coding sequence ATGACGTTCAATACACTTCGGGAACTGTATCTGCACAGTATCGAAACGTACGGTTCCAATCGATGTTCTTCACTGTACGGCGGAGAAAGGCTGACGTATGACGATTTCGCCCGTCGGGTGGATGCCCTGACCGAGACGTTCGTTGCTGCCGGGCTCGGCGCGGGCGATAAGGTGGCTCTGCTGAGCAACAATATGCCCAACTGGGGCGTAGTCTATTTCACGGCCGCGATCCATGGCCTGGTGATCGTTCCTATTTTGCCCGACTTCTCGGGTCCGGAGATCGACCGGATCATCCTGCACAGCGAAGCCAAGGCGCTCGTCGCGTCCGACAAGCTCTATACGAAAGTGTCCAAGGAGGTGATCGCCGAGCAGGACCTGCTGGTCGTGCGTTCGAAGAACCTGGGCGTGATCTCGCATCGGAAAGCTGCCGCGCGGGGCGTCGTTTCCGTTCCTCGGAGCGAAGATCTGGCCGCTATCATCTATACTTCGGGCACGACGTCCGAGCCTAAGGGCGTGATGCTCTCGCACGGCAATCTGTGCAGCGAACTGGCTATGGTCAGCGTGCTTCAGCCGGTCTATCCGACCGATATTTTCCTGTCGATCCTTCCGCTTTCGCATACGTTCGAGTGCTCACTGGGCATGTTGTTGCCGTTCATGTGGGGTGCGCAGGTCGTTTACCTCGACAAGGCTCCCACGGCGTCGGTCCTGCTTCCGGTCCTCCGGGTCGTCCGTCCGACGATCATGCTTAGCGTTCCGCTCATCATCGAGAAAATCTATAAGAACAAAGTTCTTCCGCAACTTTCGGCGAACCGCCTGATGCGCTGGCTTTACGATCGCGAGTGGGGACGCAAATGGCTGCACCGGATCGCCGGCAAGAAGCTGATGAGGCTGTTCGGCGGCCGGATACGATTTTTCGGTATCGGCGGTGCGAAACTCGATCCCCGCGTCGAACAATTTCTTTTCGAGGGCAAGTTCCCTTATGCGATCGGCTACGGACTGACCGAGACGGCGCCCGTGCTGGCCGGCGTCAATCCGACCATGGTGCGCCACCAGTCGACCGGACCGATGCTGCAAGGCATCGAGGCCCGGCTCGACAACGTGAATCCTCTTTCGGGCGAGGGCGAGATCGTCGTCAAGGGACCGAACGTGATGATGGGCTATTACAAGAATCCCGAAGCGACGGCCGACTCGTTCACCGAGGACGGCTGGTTCCGTACCAAGGACCTCGGCGTATTCGACGCCGACGGATATCTGTACATCAAAGGGCGGCTTTCTAACATGATCCTCGGTCCGAGCGGCGAGAACATCTATCCCGAGGAGATCGAGAACGTGCTCAACGGCCACGCGTTGGTCAACGATTCGCTGGTTCAGGAGGACGATATGGGCAAGCTCGTGGCGATCGTCTATTTCAACCGCGAGGAGCTCGAGCGCAAGTATCAGACGGTCAAGGAGAAGCTCGGCGCTCGGATGGAGGAAATCAAGAAGGAGTTGCTGCACTATGTCAATTCCAAGGTAAACCGTTTCTCGCGCATTTCGGTGGTCGTCGAGAACCAGGAGGGCTTCGAGAAAACGCCCACGCACAAGATCAAGCGTTTCCTGTACAGCAAGAAGCATGAAAGCGGGAAATGA
- a CDS encoding HesA/MoeB/ThiF family protein — protein sequence MREISERERERYQRNLLVDGFGEQGQSRLLESRVTVVGAGGLGSAVLNYLVAAGVGHIRIVESDTVSPSNLQRQVLYTTAEIGALKAEAAAARLSRLNPGCRLEIVAERLTAANASERLHGSEAVVDCTDNYAARYVIDDYCASAGVPMVYGTAEQAGGQVSVFHARGAGGYRSLYPEEPPQKEIVGVLSPVVGVIGSLQALETVKLLSGFGETLAGRLLVLDGRTMRVSIFEI from the coding sequence ATGCGCGAAATATCCGAAAGAGAGCGGGAGCGCTACCAGCGCAATTTGTTGGTGGACGGCTTCGGCGAGCAGGGGCAGTCGAGGCTGCTCGAAAGCCGGGTGACGGTCGTCGGGGCCGGCGGGCTCGGCTCGGCCGTACTGAACTATCTCGTGGCGGCCGGGGTGGGGCATATCCGGATCGTCGAGAGCGATACGGTGTCGCCGAGCAATCTGCAGCGCCAAGTGTTGTACACGACTGCCGAGATCGGGGCGCTGAAAGCCGAGGCTGCGGCCGCGCGTCTTTCGCGGCTGAATCCCGGCTGCCGCTTGGAAATCGTCGCCGAGCGGTTGACGGCCGCCAATGCTTCCGAGCGGTTGCACGGCTCGGAGGCAGTGGTCGACTGTACCGATAACTATGCCGCGCGCTATGTGATCGACGACTATTGCGCCTCGGCCGGCGTGCCGATGGTATACGGAACGGCCGAGCAGGCAGGGGGACAGGTATCGGTGTTCCACGCTCGCGGGGCGGGCGGCTACCGGTCGCTCTATCCCGAGGAGCCACCTCAGAAGGAGATTGTCGGAGTGCTTTCGCCCGTGGTGGGCGTGATCGGGTCCTTGCAGGCCCTCGAGACGGTCAAGCTCTTATCCGGCTTCGGAGAGACGCTGGCGGGGCGCTTGCTCGTGCTCGACGGGCGGACGATGCGGGTGAGTATCTTTGAAATTTGA
- the queG gene encoding tRNA epoxyqueuosine(34) reductase QueG codes for MNATERILRHASQLGFDDCAVARCHPLNSQRETFEEWLERGYDGSLSYLRRHVAKRFDPSLLVEGARSVIVCAVSYHRPLSEGDIPSRIASYAHSRDYHLTLREKLAELLVLVRELYPDSEGRAFTDTAPIVEKAWAAEAGLGWIGRNSLLIHPRLGSFVLLGEIVTTAELDAGRPTVPDGCGNCHRCIDACPAGAILPGRRIDASRCISRRTIERGEGDEGELHGWIFGCDLCQRACPHNRRAPIASNEAFRPVPELERMNAEQWLALNRAQFDRLFSQTPLARCGLQKLQDRIRKLGKE; via the coding sequence ATGAACGCAACCGAACGGATACTGCGGCACGCCTCGCAACTCGGATTCGACGATTGCGCCGTAGCCCGATGCCATCCGCTGAACAGCCAGCGGGAGACTTTCGAGGAGTGGCTCGAGCGCGGCTACGACGGTTCGTTGAGTTACTTGCGGCGCCACGTCGCCAAGCGGTTCGATCCGTCGCTGCTGGTCGAAGGCGCGCGGTCGGTCATCGTCTGCGCGGTCAGCTACCATCGTCCGCTCTCCGAAGGCGACATACCGTCTCGCATAGCCTCATACGCTCACTCGCGCGACTATCACCTGACGCTCCGCGAGAAGCTCGCCGAACTGCTCGTCCTCGTGCGCGAACTGTACCCGGATTCCGAAGGACGCGCTTTCACCGATACGGCCCCGATCGTCGAGAAGGCATGGGCCGCCGAGGCCGGACTCGGCTGGATCGGACGGAACTCGCTCCTGATCCATCCCCGTTTGGGATCGTTCGTGCTGCTGGGCGAAATCGTCACGACGGCCGAGCTCGACGCCGGCCGGCCGACCGTGCCCGACGGCTGCGGAAACTGCCACCGCTGCATCGACGCGTGTCCTGCCGGAGCCATTCTGCCCGGACGGAGAATCGACGCTTCCCGCTGCATCTCGCGCCGGACCATCGAACGCGGCGAAGGAGACGAAGGCGAGCTGCACGGATGGATTTTCGGCTGCGACCTGTGCCAACGGGCCTGTCCGCACAACCGCCGGGCCCCGATCGCCTCGAACGAGGCTTTCCGTCCCGTGCCCGAACTGGAGCGAATGAACGCCGAGCAATGGCTCGCTCTGAATCGGGCCCAGTTCGACCGGCTGTTCTCCCAAACCCCGCTCGCCCGCTGCGGACTGCAAAAACTGCAGGACAGAATCCGGAAACTCGGAAAAGAATAG
- a CDS encoding nitroreductase family protein translates to MKSVEDTLLGRRSIRRYERQPVEREKLDLIYAAIRNTPTSYNGQQFSVIAVTDQTVKEELYEITGQKQIKTSAILLVFCLDYHKLRVAAAAKGMRTPPFESTIDGYTVGVIDASMAMMSAVTAAESLGLGCCCVGYVRTADPRRISDMLGLPEGVSIVCGLTIGYPREMPDLKPKLPVEAVVHEGRYMPDEKLAPLLETYDRQVAEFNRSRTGDRTDNDWAGHIADYHRHSMEHGIGEYLEKQIGLEK, encoded by the coding sequence ATGAAAAGCGTCGAAGACACGCTGCTCGGGCGCCGGTCGATCCGGCGGTACGAGCGGCAACCCGTCGAGCGGGAAAAGCTCGACCTGATCTACGCGGCGATCCGCAACACGCCGACCAGCTACAACGGCCAGCAGTTCTCGGTCATCGCCGTGACGGACCAGACAGTCAAGGAGGAATTGTACGAAATCACCGGCCAGAAGCAGATCAAGACCTCGGCTATCCTGCTGGTTTTCTGCCTCGACTATCACAAGCTCCGCGTGGCGGCCGCCGCCAAAGGCATGCGGACGCCTCCGTTCGAGAGCACGATCGACGGCTACACGGTCGGCGTGATCGACGCCTCGATGGCGATGATGAGCGCCGTGACGGCCGCCGAATCGCTCGGACTGGGCTGCTGCTGCGTGGGCTATGTCCGCACGGCCGATCCGCGCCGCATATCGGACATGCTGGGCCTGCCCGAAGGCGTATCGATCGTCTGCGGACTGACGATCGGCTATCCGCGGGAGATGCCCGACCTGAAGCCGAAGCTGCCCGTGGAAGCCGTCGTGCACGAGGGCCGCTACATGCCCGATGAGAAGCTGGCTCCGCTGCTGGAGACGTACGACCGGCAAGTCGCCGAGTTCAACCGCAGCCGGACCGGCGACCGGACCGACAACGACTGGGCCGGCCACATAGCCGACTACCACCGCCATTCGATGGAACACGGCATCGGAGAGTACCTCGAAAAGCAGATCGGACTGGAGAAGTAG
- a CDS encoding alpha-amylase — translation MRNGVMMQYFEWNLPNDGNLWKKLKQDAKHLHETGVTAVWIPPAYKADEQQDEGYATYDLYDLGEFDQKNTVRTKYGTKQELVEAIDELHKHGVQVYLDAVMNHKCGGDYPEKFMAQQVDPSNRNEPVGEPHEIEAYTGYDFKGRGDKYSDFKYHWYHFSGTSQGPDNEHIDKIFRILGEGKQWSEGVDSENGNYDYLLGNDLDLDHPEVIHNLLHWGMWVAKELNLDGVRLDAIKHMRDTFVKQFLETVRASRESTFYAVGEYWNGDFDSLEAYLNVVGREIDLFDVPLHYKMYHASQKGRDFDLTGFTEGSLVERYPANAVTFVDNHDSQRGSSLESQIKDWFKPLAYGMILLMKEGYPCIFYGDYYGIGGEQSPHRAVLDILLDARRKYAYGEQDNYFDHPNTAGFVRRGDAEHPGSGLALLVSNGEDGEKTMFVGKERRGERWREITGCVAEETTIGDDGRATFTVPGGKLAVWVRK, via the coding sequence ATGAGAAACGGAGTCATGATGCAATATTTCGAATGGAATCTGCCCAACGACGGCAACCTTTGGAAAAAACTGAAACAGGATGCCAAGCACCTGCACGAAACAGGCGTGACGGCCGTATGGATTCCGCCCGCATACAAAGCGGACGAGCAGCAGGACGAGGGCTACGCGACATACGATCTGTACGATTTGGGAGAGTTCGACCAGAAAAATACGGTCCGAACCAAATACGGAACGAAGCAAGAACTCGTCGAGGCCATCGACGAGCTGCACAAGCACGGAGTGCAAGTCTACCTCGACGCCGTGATGAACCATAAGTGCGGAGGGGACTATCCCGAAAAGTTCATGGCTCAGCAGGTCGATCCTTCGAACCGGAACGAGCCGGTGGGCGAGCCGCACGAGATCGAGGCGTACACCGGTTACGATTTCAAGGGACGCGGCGACAAGTACTCCGACTTCAAGTACCACTGGTATCACTTCTCGGGCACCAGTCAGGGCCCCGACAACGAGCATATCGACAAGATATTCCGCATACTCGGCGAGGGCAAGCAGTGGAGCGAAGGGGTAGACTCCGAAAACGGCAACTACGACTACCTGCTGGGAAACGATCTGGATCTGGATCATCCGGAAGTCATTCACAACCTGTTGCACTGGGGTATGTGGGTGGCCAAGGAACTGAACCTCGACGGCGTCCGCCTCGACGCGATCAAGCATATGCGCGACACGTTCGTCAAACAGTTTCTGGAAACCGTCCGCGCCAGCCGCGAAAGCACGTTCTACGCGGTCGGAGAGTATTGGAACGGCGATTTCGACTCGCTGGAAGCCTATCTGAACGTTGTCGGGCGCGAAATCGACCTGTTCGACGTGCCGCTGCACTACAAAATGTATCATGCCTCGCAGAAAGGGCGCGACTTCGATCTGACGGGATTTACCGAAGGATCGCTCGTGGAGCGCTACCCTGCCAACGCCGTAACGTTCGTGGATAACCACGACTCCCAGAGGGGGAGCTCGCTCGAATCCCAGATCAAGGACTGGTTCAAACCGTTGGCTTACGGCATGATTCTGCTGATGAAAGAGGGCTACCCGTGCATTTTCTACGGAGACTATTACGGAATCGGCGGCGAACAGTCTCCGCACAGAGCGGTTCTGGACATTCTGCTCGACGCGAGACGAAAGTATGCCTATGGCGAACAGGACAACTACTTCGACCATCCGAATACGGCGGGTTTCGTTCGTCGCGGCGACGCCGAACACCCCGGCTCGGGGCTGGCCCTGCTTGTCTCGAACGGCGAAGATGGCGAAAAGACGATGTTCGTCGGCAAGGAGCGCCGGGGCGAGCGGTGGCGAGAGATAACCGGCTGCGTCGCCGAGGAAACCACGATCGGCGACGACGGTCGGGCGACTTTCACGGTGCCGGGCGGCAAGCTGGCCGTCTGGGTGCGGAAGTAA
- a CDS encoding class I SAM-dependent methyltransferase: MEFDLAEQRAGAREQLRIADLMSLAPGGDRVLEIGARDCYLSRRLTALYGEVTALDLRKPEIDEPGIVPVQGDVTALDFADGSFDTVFCTEVLEHVPPQKLRQACGEIARVASRWALIGVPYRQDLRANRTRCARCGAVNPTTGHLSRFDRGRLEELFPGMEVRDARLVGRGQAVTNPLSVFLYRLCGYPYGSYAQEEGCVHCGAKLVRPEIGPLKWAVCFPARALNRIQYLLYGRRRPLWIHVLFEKKDRTQ, encoded by the coding sequence ATGGAGTTCGATTTGGCCGAACAGCGCGCCGGCGCGCGCGAGCAGTTGCGCATCGCCGACCTGATGTCGCTTGCGCCGGGCGGCGACCGCGTGCTCGAGATCGGGGCGAGGGATTGCTATCTGTCCCGACGCCTGACCGCTCTTTACGGGGAGGTCACGGCGCTCGATCTGCGGAAACCCGAGATCGACGAGCCGGGAATCGTGCCCGTACAGGGCGACGTGACGGCCCTCGATTTCGCCGACGGGTCGTTCGATACGGTGTTCTGCACCGAGGTATTGGAGCATGTGCCGCCGCAGAAACTGAGGCAAGCCTGCGGCGAGATTGCGCGGGTTGCTTCCCGCTGGGCCTTGATCGGCGTGCCTTATCGTCAGGACCTGCGCGCGAACCGGACGCGTTGCGCGCGCTGCGGGGCCGTCAATCCGACGACCGGTCACCTGAGCCGTTTCGACCGGGGGAGGCTCGAGGAGCTTTTCCCGGGTATGGAGGTCCGCGACGCCCGGCTCGTCGGGCGGGGGCAGGCCGTGACCAATCCGCTGTCGGTCTTCCTTTACCGTCTTTGCGGGTATCCGTACGGCAGCTACGCCCAGGAGGAAGGGTGCGTGCATTGCGGGGCGAAGCTCGTCCGTCCGGAGATCGGGCCGTTGAAATGGGCCGTCTGCTTTCCGGCCCGCGCGCTGAACCGGATTCAATACCTGCTCTATGGTCGCCGCCGGCCGCTGTGGATACACGTTCTGTTCGAGAAGAAGGACCGGACGCAATAG
- a CDS encoding MFS transporter encodes MDRDRSRAATGITFGILWALSVAHLFNDTLQSVIAAIYPMLKHDLTLSFAQIGLITLIYQLAGSVFQPLAGLYFDKRPSAWALPAGMAVTMFGLLGLAYASSFAGVLAMTALTGIGSSVFHPEASRLTSLASGGHRGLAQSLFQVGGNLGYALGPLLVAVLVAPYGRAHFAWFAVFALVAVAIMVPISRWYKRSFLDAPATDEAETVRAGMPLSLRRTVWAIAVLLVLIFSKYMYMAALTNYYTFYLIHKFGVTIGQSQILLFVFLAATAFGTMLGGPAGDRFGRKYVIWASILGTAPFSLAMPHVDSLVATVVLSFCAGLMLSSAFPAILVYAQELLPYQLGLVSGLFFGFAFGVAGIGAAVLGDLADSRGIDFIYNLSGFMPLIGLAAWFLPNLKK; translated from the coding sequence ATGGATCGGGACAGAAGCCGGGCTGCGACCGGCATCACATTCGGCATTCTGTGGGCTCTGAGCGTGGCGCACCTTTTCAACGATACGCTGCAGTCGGTCATTGCGGCCATCTATCCGATGCTGAAGCACGACCTGACGCTCAGTTTCGCCCAGATCGGGCTCATCACGCTGATTTATCAACTGGCCGGTTCGGTCTTTCAGCCGTTGGCCGGACTCTATTTCGACAAGCGCCCGTCGGCGTGGGCTCTGCCTGCGGGCATGGCCGTCACGATGTTCGGGCTGTTGGGGCTGGCCTATGCCTCCTCTTTCGCGGGCGTACTGGCCATGACGGCGCTGACGGGTATCGGCTCGTCGGTATTCCATCCCGAAGCCTCGCGCCTCACTTCGCTCGCCTCGGGCGGACATCGGGGGCTGGCTCAGTCGCTGTTTCAGGTGGGCGGCAATCTGGGCTATGCGTTGGGGCCGCTTTTGGTGGCCGTTCTGGTCGCGCCGTACGGACGTGCGCATTTTGCCTGGTTCGCCGTCTTCGCGCTGGTTGCCGTGGCGATCATGGTGCCGATCAGCCGTTGGTACAAGCGTTCGTTTCTCGATGCGCCGGCGACGGACGAAGCGGAAACCGTCCGGGCCGGTATGCCTCTGTCGTTGCGCAGGACCGTATGGGCGATCGCCGTGCTGCTCGTACTGATCTTCTCCAAGTACATGTACATGGCGGCGCTGACCAACTATTATACGTTTTACCTGATCCACAAGTTCGGCGTTACGATCGGCCAGTCGCAGATCCTGTTGTTCGTCTTTTTGGCCGCAACGGCTTTCGGAACGATGCTCGGCGGCCCGGCCGGCGACCGGTTCGGCCGCAAGTATGTGATCTGGGCGTCGATTCTGGGAACGGCACCCTTTTCGCTCGCCATGCCCCATGTCGACAGTCTGGTCGCAACGGTCGTGCTGAGCTTCTGCGCCGGGCTGATGCTTTCATCGGCGTTTCCTGCCATTCTGGTCTACGCTCAGGAATTGCTGCCCTACCAGTTGGGACTGGTTTCCGGCCTGTTCTTCGGTTTCGCTTTCGGCGTGGCCGGAATCGGGGCGGCGGTTCTCGGCGATCTGGCCGACAGTCGCGGAATCGATTTCATCTACAACCTGTCCGGCTTTATGCCGCTGATCGGGCTGGCGGCGTGGTTCCTTCCCAATCTGAAAAAATAG
- a CDS encoding TlpA family protein disulfide reductase, with protein MKKSLVLLLLSSLVSGLYARQPRTVVEPPFAFRNSGTLEIERIELAPESTTVYIQAYFRPHNWIRISSETYIRTGAEGEKLTVRSADGMPLDTEFYMPETGRHDFSLSFPPVDPKTAKIDLIESDCPDCFKIYDIDLTGKKAKPGRSALAKKYKKAAPLTENFTAPVVSDSPARIAGAITGYDPRFFDRIEIAFYSPIVGDGATELSVPVREDGSFETGLNILTPIRGMLFLPGFVTLPFYAEPGRETALEIDLGAVYRKTSVFKELHPQTSPVAYYGELGRVNEELARLQKIQIRTGTLHIGYHFDRLTRIHGMRPEQYKQYVTEESARRLAQIDTLKEFCPRSREIAEKTVRAETLTDLLNYSTMMEHAYRTVNELWDRSQPLDIEIEKPDPAYYDFVNDYPVNDETMLAAGTTALDALNDFTLYLIATHPQTQHPGPQNRSFHPDSILNDPATVRLIGSDRGILYDLKRFRDMIGRINNGVPLTDAQAQSLDTLFSNRAFAREVLARQRRIDSLIAENKKKTGFAIRPTPVRDTPEQTIEAIWEAYRGKVVFVDVWETWCGPCRRAMEATEPIKKELDGRGIVYLYLASESSPLEAWHNLIPGIPGEHYRLDQETAAALREKFGFNGVPSYLLIDQEGKVAYQRTGFEGPEKIRQLLLEASEK; from the coding sequence ATGAAAAAATCGCTCGTCCTGCTACTGCTCTCGAGCCTTGTCTCGGGACTGTACGCCCGGCAACCGCGCACCGTCGTCGAACCTCCGTTCGCATTCCGTAACTCGGGCACGCTCGAAATCGAGCGGATCGAGCTCGCGCCCGAATCGACGACCGTCTACATCCAAGCCTATTTCCGACCTCACAACTGGATACGAATCAGCTCGGAAACCTATATCCGCACAGGCGCCGAAGGCGAAAAGCTGACAGTCCGCTCGGCCGACGGCATGCCGCTCGACACCGAGTTCTACATGCCCGAGACGGGACGGCACGACTTCTCGCTGAGCTTTCCTCCCGTCGATCCGAAAACAGCGAAGATCGACCTGATCGAAAGCGACTGCCCCGACTGCTTCAAAATATACGACATCGACCTGACGGGCAAAAAAGCGAAGCCGGGCCGTTCGGCTCTCGCAAAAAAATACAAGAAAGCCGCCCCGCTGACGGAAAATTTCACCGCACCCGTCGTCAGCGACAGCCCGGCCCGGATCGCAGGAGCGATTACGGGCTACGATCCCCGCTTTTTCGACCGGATCGAAATCGCGTTCTACTCTCCGATCGTCGGGGACGGAGCGACCGAACTCTCCGTGCCCGTCCGGGAGGACGGATCGTTCGAAACGGGGCTGAACATCCTCACGCCGATACGCGGGATGCTCTTTCTGCCCGGATTCGTCACCCTTCCGTTCTATGCCGAGCCCGGGCGGGAGACCGCGCTGGAGATCGATCTGGGAGCAGTATACCGTAAAACATCGGTATTCAAGGAACTGCATCCGCAGACTTCCCCTGTCGCATACTACGGAGAACTCGGTCGCGTGAACGAGGAACTGGCCCGATTGCAAAAAATCCAGATCCGAACGGGCACCCTCCACATCGGCTACCACTTCGACCGCCTGACCCGGATTCACGGCATGCGGCCCGAGCAGTACAAACAATACGTTACGGAAGAATCGGCACGCCGTCTCGCCCAGATCGACACGCTGAAGGAGTTCTGTCCCCGCAGCCGGGAGATCGCCGAGAAGACCGTTCGTGCCGAAACGCTGACCGATCTGCTCAATTACTCCACGATGATGGAACACGCCTACCGCACGGTGAACGAGCTCTGGGACCGGAGTCAGCCGCTCGACATCGAAATCGAGAAACCCGACCCGGCCTATTACGATTTCGTGAACGACTATCCGGTCAACGACGAAACGATGCTCGCAGCCGGCACGACGGCCCTCGATGCGCTCAATGACTTCACGCTGTATCTGATCGCGACCCATCCGCAAACGCAGCATCCGGGACCGCAAAACCGCTCGTTCCACCCCGACTCTATCCTGAACGATCCGGCGACCGTGCGTCTGATCGGCTCCGACCGCGGAATACTTTACGACCTGAAGCGCTTTCGGGACATGATCGGCCGGATCAACAACGGTGTCCCGCTGACGGACGCTCAGGCGCAGTCGCTCGATACGCTTTTCAGCAACCGGGCATTCGCGCGCGAAGTGCTCGCACGCCAGCGGCGGATCGACTCGCTGATCGCGGAGAACAAGAAAAAAACGGGATTCGCGATCCGCCCGACGCCGGTCCGCGACACGCCCGAGCAAACGATCGAGGCGATTTGGGAAGCCTACCGGGGAAAAGTCGTTTTCGTCGACGTATGGGAAACCTGGTGCGGTCCTTGCCGCCGGGCCATGGAAGCCACCGAGCCGATCAAGAAAGAGCTCGACGGCCGGGGCATCGTCTACCTCTATCTGGCCAGCGAATCCTCGCCGCTCGAGGCGTGGCACAACCTGATTCCCGGCATACCGGGCGAACACTACCGGCTGGACCAGGAAACCGCCGCCGCGTTGCGGGAAAAGTTCGGATTCAACGGCGTACCTTCCTATCTGCTGATAGACCAGGAGGGGAAGGTCGCATATCAGCGGACCGGATTCGAAGGTCCTGAAAAAATAAGGCAGCTATTGCTCGAAGCTTCGGAAAAATAG
- a CDS encoding ROK family protein: MKKVAVGVDIGGTNSVYGLVDDQGHILSEGVFPTRNYPDSDLYIEELYIGIQNLLKAAGDEVELVGVGIGAPNGNYYRGTIENAPNLPWKGPISVVEKMKRFFPTLPVILTNDANAAAVGEMIYGGAKGMKDFLVVTLGTGLGSGFVANGQLIYGYTGFAGELGHVTVSHTGRVCGCGRKGCLETYVSATGIKRTIFKLMADSMEESEFRHITFNDLTAEMITKAALNGDPLAIEAYEYTGMLLGHALADAVTITSPEAIFLFGGLAKAGKYIFEPTKKYMEMHMMPVFRNKVKLLPSGIDGKNAAVLGASALVWQSLTGKQM, encoded by the coding sequence ATGAAAAAAGTAGCAGTCGGCGTAGATATCGGAGGGACGAACTCCGTCTACGGATTAGTGGACGACCAGGGCCATATTCTCAGCGAGGGCGTATTTCCCACGCGCAATTATCCGGACTCGGACCTGTATATCGAGGAACTGTATATCGGCATCCAGAACCTGCTCAAAGCCGCCGGCGACGAGGTCGAGCTCGTGGGCGTGGGTATCGGGGCCCCGAACGGCAACTACTACCGGGGGACGATCGAGAACGCGCCCAATCTGCCGTGGAAGGGACCGATCAGCGTGGTCGAAAAGATGAAGCGCTTCTTCCCCACCCTGCCCGTCATTCTGACCAACGATGCGAACGCCGCGGCCGTAGGCGAAATGATCTACGGCGGAGCGAAAGGCATGAAGGACTTTCTGGTCGTCACGCTCGGGACCGGTCTGGGCAGCGGCTTCGTGGCCAACGGCCAACTGATCTACGGATATACCGGATTCGCCGGTGAGCTGGGGCACGTTACGGTCAGCCACACCGGCCGCGTCTGCGGCTGCGGCCGCAAGGGGTGTCTGGAAACCTACGTCTCGGCGACCGGCATCAAGCGGACGATATTCAAGCTGATGGCAGACAGCATGGAAGAGAGCGAGTTCCGCCACATCACGTTCAACGACCTGACGGCCGAAATGATTACCAAAGCGGCCCTCAACGGCGATCCGCTCGCCATCGAAGCCTACGAGTATACGGGCATGCTGCTCGGGCATGCGCTGGCCGACGCCGTGACGATCACCAGCCCCGAGGCGATCTTCCTGTTCGGCGGACTGGCCAAGGCCGGCAAATACATTTTCGAGCCGACGAAGAAATATATGGAAATGCACATGATGCCCGTTTTCCGCAACAAGGTGAAGCTGCTTCCGTCGGGCATCGACGGCAAGAACGCGGCCGTGCTCGGCGCATCGGCTCTCGTTTGGCAAAGTCTGACCGGCAAGCAGATGTAA